One window from the genome of Amycolatopsis sp. NBC_01480 encodes:
- a CDS encoding sensor histidine kinase KdpD: MSTETGPEKKGPSKPRRGELRIYLGAAPGVGKTFAMLGEARRRAERGTDVVVGLVETHGRKKTADLLDGLEVVPRRTVNHRGHEFAEMDLEAILARKPEVVVVDELAHTNVPGARHEKRWQDVDELLAQGIDVLSTVNVQHLQSLNDVVERITGVAQQETVPDEVVRRAEQLELVDITPEALRRRLAHGNVYPAERIDAALGNYFRPGNLTALRELALLWVADQVDVALQRYRAEQKITDTWEARERVVVSVTGGPESETLIRRASRIATRAGAELQVVHVLSGDGLSGRSSFKTGPGAMARSRTLADEVGATFHTVVGDDVPTALLDFARGVNATQLVIGTSRRSRVARLFDEGIGAAVVQQSGSIDVHMVTHSYAGGRLRARFGASPLAPSRLVVGWVLSILLPLIATGLGVLLRDAVEFSTDVILYVLATVIVALVGGLGPALLAAVFGAGLLNFFFTPPLYTLNVHSPQNVVTLVAMIVVAVLVALVVASAARRGSQAARARTEASLLASYARTVLTHADPIEKLLAKVRENFGLTSVTLLEKKDGDWQKVAVAGQNPCADPDEADVDIAVTADVHLTLRGRALPASDRRVLEAVAGQALLALRQQRMAAAAAAAERKAEATELRTTLLSAVGHDLRTPLTSIKAAIGSLRAPDLSLSDEDTGELMEAIEESADRLAGLIDNLLDSSRLATGAVRPHLRPVGYDEVLAHALSNVDNSRGVKVAVDARLPSVLADPGLLERVIANVLDNALRHGVAPVSGGPPVSARASAHSDQVELRIVDHGRGLRKGTADSAFAPFQRLGGDRDSAPGVGLGLSVAKGFTEAMGGTIRAEDTPGGGLTVVISLPAYTGQHPDKDLLLIDQAVEQEAL, from the coding sequence GTGAGCACCGAAACCGGGCCGGAGAAGAAGGGGCCCTCGAAGCCGCGCCGGGGAGAGCTGCGCATCTACCTCGGCGCGGCGCCGGGCGTCGGCAAGACGTTCGCCATGCTGGGCGAGGCGAGGCGGCGGGCCGAGCGCGGCACCGACGTGGTCGTCGGGCTGGTCGAGACCCACGGCCGCAAGAAGACCGCGGACCTGCTCGACGGTCTTGAGGTCGTGCCGCGCCGGACCGTGAACCACCGCGGGCACGAATTCGCCGAGATGGACCTCGAGGCGATCCTGGCGCGCAAGCCCGAGGTCGTGGTCGTCGACGAGCTGGCGCACACCAACGTGCCGGGCGCGCGCCACGAGAAGCGCTGGCAGGACGTCGACGAGCTGCTCGCCCAGGGCATCGACGTGCTGTCCACGGTCAACGTCCAGCACCTGCAGAGCCTCAACGATGTGGTCGAGCGAATCACCGGCGTCGCGCAGCAGGAGACGGTGCCGGACGAGGTGGTGCGCCGGGCCGAGCAGCTGGAGCTGGTCGACATCACCCCGGAGGCGCTGCGGCGCCGGCTCGCGCACGGCAACGTCTACCCGGCCGAGCGGATCGACGCCGCGCTCGGCAACTACTTCCGCCCCGGCAACCTCACCGCGCTGCGTGAGCTGGCCCTGCTGTGGGTCGCCGACCAGGTGGACGTCGCGCTGCAGCGCTACCGCGCCGAGCAGAAGATCACCGACACCTGGGAGGCCCGCGAGCGCGTGGTCGTCTCGGTCACCGGCGGCCCGGAGAGCGAGACGCTGATCCGGCGCGCGAGCCGGATCGCCACGCGCGCGGGCGCGGAGCTGCAGGTCGTGCACGTGCTCAGCGGCGACGGGCTGTCCGGGCGGTCCTCGTTCAAGACCGGCCCGGGTGCCATGGCCCGCTCCCGCACTCTCGCGGACGAGGTCGGCGCCACCTTCCACACCGTCGTCGGCGACGACGTGCCGACCGCGCTGCTCGACTTCGCCCGCGGCGTCAACGCGACGCAGCTGGTGATCGGCACCTCGCGGCGCTCGCGGGTGGCGCGGCTGTTCGACGAGGGCATCGGCGCCGCGGTGGTGCAGCAGTCCGGCTCGATCGACGTGCACATGGTCACCCACTCCTACGCGGGCGGGCGGCTGCGCGCGCGGTTCGGCGCAAGCCCGCTGGCCCCGTCCCGGCTGGTCGTCGGCTGGGTGCTGAGCATCCTGCTGCCACTGATCGCGACCGGGCTCGGCGTGCTGCTGCGTGACGCGGTGGAGTTCTCCACCGACGTGATCCTCTACGTGCTGGCGACGGTGATCGTCGCGCTCGTCGGCGGCCTCGGCCCGGCGCTGCTCGCGGCCGTGTTCGGGGCCGGGCTGCTGAACTTCTTCTTCACGCCCCCGCTGTACACGCTGAACGTGCACAGCCCGCAGAACGTGGTCACGCTCGTCGCGATGATCGTGGTCGCGGTGCTGGTGGCGCTGGTCGTCGCTTCGGCGGCGCGGCGGGGGAGCCAGGCGGCGCGGGCCCGGACGGAGGCGTCGCTGCTCGCGTCGTACGCCCGGACGGTGCTGACCCACGCGGACCCGATCGAGAAGCTGCTGGCGAAAGTGCGGGAGAACTTCGGCCTGACGTCGGTCACGCTGCTGGAGAAGAAGGACGGCGACTGGCAGAAGGTCGCGGTGGCGGGCCAGAACCCGTGCGCCGACCCGGACGAGGCCGATGTGGACATCGCCGTGACCGCGGATGTGCACCTGACGTTGCGCGGCCGGGCGCTGCCGGCGTCGGACCGGCGGGTGCTGGAGGCGGTGGCCGGGCAGGCGCTGCTCGCACTGCGCCAGCAGCGGATGGCGGCCGCGGCGGCCGCCGCCGAGCGCAAGGCCGAGGCGACCGAGCTGCGCACCACGCTGCTGTCGGCCGTCGGGCACGACCTGCGCACGCCGTTGACCTCCATCAAGGCCGCCATTGGCAGCCTGCGCGCACCCGACCTGTCACTGTCCGATGAGGACACCGGCGAGCTGATGGAGGCCATCGAGGAGTCGGCCGACCGGCTGGCCGGGCTGATCGACAACCTGCTGGACTCCTCGCGGCTGGCCACCGGCGCCGTGCGGCCGCACCTGCGCCCGGTGGGCTACGACGAGGTGCTCGCGCACGCGCTGTCCAATGTGGACAACTCACGCGGGGTGAAGGTCGCGGTGGACGCGCGGCTGCCGTCCGTGCTCGCCGACCCCGGCCTGCTGGAACGGGTGATCGCGAACGTGCTCGACAACGCGCTGCGCCACGGTGTCGCCCCCGTCTCGGGCGGCCCCCCGGTCTCGGCCCGGGCGAGCGCGCACTCGGACCAGGTGGAGCTGCGGATCGTCGACCACGGGCGCGGGCTGCGCAAGGGCACGGCGGACTCGGCTTTCGCGCCGTTCCAACGGCTCGGCGGCGACCGGGACTCCGCGCCCGGCGTGGGGCTCGGGCTGTCGGTCGCCAAGGGCTTCACCGAGGCGATGGGCGGCACCATCCGCGCCGAGGACACTCCCGGCGGCGGGCTGACCGTGGTGATCTCGCTGCCCGCTTATACGGGGCAGCACCCGGACAAGGACCTGCTCTTGATCGACCAGGCCGTGGAACAGGAGGCATTGTGA
- a CDS encoding potassium-transporting ATPase subunit C, with translation MNTMVKQTWAGLRVLIAMTVLLGLIYPLAVWAVGRIPGLESNAEGSIVTRNGQAVGSSLIGIDPVAADPAHDPWFHNRPSALSKDALGPADPSTSGASNKGPYNEDLVKTITERKDAIAKREGVSPAQVPADAVTASGSGLDPSISVAYADLQIARVAKNTGLSEDKVRRLVQANTSGDGIGVPGVNVLKLNLAVHSAAPGAH, from the coding sequence GTGAACACCATGGTGAAACAGACGTGGGCGGGCCTGCGGGTCCTCATCGCGATGACAGTGCTGCTGGGGCTGATCTACCCGCTCGCGGTGTGGGCGGTCGGGCGGATCCCCGGCCTGGAGTCGAACGCCGAGGGCTCGATCGTCACGCGGAACGGCCAGGCGGTGGGCTCTTCGCTGATCGGGATCGACCCGGTCGCGGCGGACCCGGCGCACGACCCCTGGTTCCACAACCGGCCTTCGGCGCTTTCGAAGGACGCGCTCGGCCCGGCCGACCCGTCGACCTCCGGCGCGTCCAACAAGGGCCCGTACAACGAGGACCTGGTGAAGACGATCACCGAGCGGAAGGACGCGATCGCGAAACGGGAGGGCGTCAGCCCCGCCCAGGTGCCGGCCGACGCGGTGACCGCCTCGGGCTCGGGCCTGGACCCGTCGATCAGCGTGGCGTACGCGGACCTGCAGATCGCCCGCGTCGCCAAGAACACCGGCCTCTCCGAGGACAAGGTGCGCCGGCTGGTCCAGGCGAACACCTCGGGCGACGGGATCGGCGTGCCCGGCGTGAACGTGCTCAAGCTCAACTTGGCCGTGCATTCGGCCGCGCCTGGAGCACACTGA
- the kdpB gene encoding potassium-transporting ATPase subunit KdpB: protein MTVTEERTPLEGQQHHAENAGRVGAGVFSPRQLWTSLPDALRKLNPKHQLKNPVMFVVWVGSALTTVFAITDPSVFTILIAIWLWFTVLFANLAEAVAEGRGKAQAESLRKSKKETVARRLTEDGSEERVPGVDLRIGDLVVVEAGEVIPGDGDVVEGIATVDESAITGESAPVIRESGGDRSAVTGGTTVLSDRVVVKITTKPGESFVDRMIALVEGASRQKTPNEIALTILLATLTIIFLLAVVALQPMAAYSGSEQSVVVLTALLVCLIPTTIGALLSAIGIAGMDRLVQRNVLATSGRAVEAAGDVSTLLLDKTGTITFGNRKATELIPVGESTQDDLARAARLSSLADGTPEGRSIVELIARDHGLPGQADEDEKLAEFVPFTAQTRMSGIDIGGRQVRKGATAAVRQWVRERGGDMPDETERVVDGISQQGGTPLVVAEADGGRAFVRGVIRLSDVVKPGMKERFAELRTMGIKTVMITGDNPLTAKAIAEDAGVDDYLAEAKPEDKMALIKKEQEGGRLVAMTGDGTNDAPALAQSDVGVAMNTGTSAAKEAGNMVDLDSDPTKLIEIVEIGKQLLITRGALTTFSVANDLAKYFAILPAMFTGIFAQLGALNIMHLATPKSAILSAVIFNALIIVALIPLALRGVRYRPSSASALLRRNLLIYGLGGIVSPFLGIWLIDLLVRLIPGIG, encoded by the coding sequence ATGACAGTCACGGAAGAACGGACCCCGTTGGAGGGTCAGCAGCACCACGCGGAGAACGCGGGCCGCGTCGGGGCGGGGGTGTTCAGCCCGCGCCAGCTCTGGACGTCGTTGCCGGACGCGCTGCGCAAGCTGAACCCGAAGCACCAGCTGAAGAACCCGGTCATGTTCGTGGTGTGGGTCGGCTCGGCGCTGACCACCGTCTTCGCGATCACCGACCCGAGTGTGTTCACCATCCTGATCGCGATCTGGCTCTGGTTCACCGTGCTGTTCGCGAACCTGGCCGAGGCGGTCGCCGAGGGCCGGGGCAAGGCGCAGGCCGAGTCGCTGCGGAAGTCCAAAAAGGAGACTGTCGCGCGGCGGCTGACCGAGGACGGCTCCGAGGAGCGCGTGCCCGGTGTGGACCTGCGGATCGGCGACCTGGTGGTGGTCGAGGCCGGCGAGGTCATCCCGGGTGACGGCGACGTGGTCGAGGGCATCGCGACCGTCGACGAGTCCGCCATCACCGGCGAGTCGGCCCCGGTCATCCGCGAGTCGGGCGGTGACCGCTCGGCCGTCACCGGCGGCACCACGGTGCTGTCCGACCGGGTCGTCGTGAAGATCACCACCAAGCCGGGCGAGTCCTTTGTGGACCGCATGATCGCGTTGGTGGAAGGCGCTTCGCGGCAGAAGACGCCGAACGAGATCGCGCTGACGATCCTGCTCGCCACGCTGACCATCATCTTCCTGCTCGCCGTGGTGGCGCTGCAGCCGATGGCGGCGTACTCGGGCAGCGAGCAGTCGGTGGTGGTGCTGACCGCGCTGCTGGTCTGCCTGATCCCCACGACGATCGGCGCGCTGCTGAGCGCGATCGGCATCGCGGGCATGGACCGGCTGGTGCAGCGGAACGTGCTGGCCACCTCCGGGCGCGCGGTGGAGGCCGCGGGCGACGTGTCGACGCTGCTGCTGGACAAGACCGGCACCATCACCTTCGGCAACCGCAAGGCCACCGAGCTGATCCCGGTCGGCGAGTCCACTCAGGACGACCTGGCCCGCGCGGCCCGGCTGTCCAGCCTCGCCGACGGCACGCCCGAGGGCCGCAGCATCGTCGAGCTGATCGCCCGCGACCACGGGCTGCCGGGCCAGGCCGACGAGGACGAGAAGCTGGCCGAGTTCGTGCCGTTCACGGCGCAGACCCGGATGAGCGGCATCGACATCGGCGGGCGCCAGGTCCGCAAGGGCGCCACCGCGGCCGTGCGCCAGTGGGTGCGCGAGCGCGGCGGCGACATGCCCGACGAGACCGAGCGCGTGGTCGACGGCATCAGCCAGCAGGGCGGGACCCCGCTGGTGGTCGCCGAGGCCGACGGCGGGCGGGCGTTCGTGCGCGGCGTGATCCGGCTGTCCGACGTGGTCAAGCCGGGCATGAAGGAGCGGTTCGCCGAACTGCGCACCATGGGCATCAAGACAGTGATGATCACCGGCGACAACCCGCTCACCGCCAAGGCCATCGCCGAGGACGCGGGCGTCGACGACTACCTCGCCGAGGCCAAACCCGAAGACAAGATGGCGCTGATCAAGAAGGAGCAGGAGGGCGGCCGGCTGGTCGCGATGACCGGCGACGGCACGAACGACGCGCCCGCGCTGGCCCAGTCGGACGTCGGCGTCGCGATGAACACCGGCACGTCGGCCGCGAAGGAGGCCGGCAACATGGTCGACCTCGACTCCGACCCGACGAAGCTGATCGAGATCGTGGAGATCGGCAAGCAGCTGCTGATCACCCGCGGCGCGCTGACCACCTTCAGCGTGGCCAACGACCTGGCGAAGTACTTCGCCATCCTGCCCGCGATGTTCACCGGCATCTTCGCCCAGCTGGGCGCGCTGAACATCATGCACCTGGCCACGCCGAAGTCGGCGATCCTGAGCGCGGTCATCTTCAACGCGCTGATCATCGTCGCGCTGATCCCGCTGGCCCTGCGCGGCGTGCGGTACCGGCCGTCGTCGGCGTCCGCGCTGCTGCGGCGCAACCTGCTCATCTACGGCCTCGGCGGCATCGTCAGCCCGTTCCTCGGGATCTGGCTGATCGACCTGCTCGTGCGGCTCATTCCGGGAATCGGGTGA
- the kdpA gene encoding potassium-transporting ATPase subunit KdpA, translating into MSDTAAGLIQVGLLLVALAVVYKPLGDYMARVFSAEKHSRFEKGFYKVVRVDPASEQRWPTYAAGVLGISLASIVLLYLLQRLQPLLPWNFGRGSVSPGVAFNTAVSFVTNTNWQSYVPETAMGHFVQMAGLTVQNFLSAGVGLAVAIAVTRGFIRSRTDRLGNFWVDLTRGTIRILLPMAFVFAIVLMALGVIQSLHSGVAVTNPDGSQSTIALAPAASQEAIKELGTNGGGILNANSAHPFENPSVWSNLVELFLILAIPVSLTRTFGKLVGNKKQGYVLLSVMGLLWAAMGAVTWLSEALTKSPAALAAGANMEGKEQRFGLSLTSIFADTTTGTSTGAVNGAHDSLSGLGGGGPLLNMLFGEISPGGVGTGLYGILVMAIIAMFLAGLMVGRTPEYLGKKLGKREVTCAAISMLAMPTVVLIGSGIALMMPDTLGALGNSGAHGLSEILYGYASTGNNNGSAFGGLTATSNWFESSMAVCMALGRFVPIIAVLCLAGSLASQKKVPETAGTLPTTGPLFGTMLTGTIVLVAALTFIPALALGPIAEALA; encoded by the coding sequence ATGAGTGACACTGCGGCCGGCCTGATCCAGGTCGGCCTCCTGCTGGTCGCGCTGGCGGTGGTCTACAAACCACTCGGCGACTACATGGCCCGCGTCTTCTCGGCCGAGAAGCACTCGCGGTTCGAGAAGGGCTTCTACAAGGTGGTCCGGGTCGACCCGGCTTCCGAGCAGCGATGGCCCACCTACGCCGCCGGCGTCCTCGGCATCTCGCTGGCCTCGATCGTCCTGCTGTACCTGCTCCAGCGGCTGCAACCGTTGCTGCCATGGAATTTCGGGCGCGGCTCGGTCTCGCCGGGCGTCGCGTTCAACACCGCGGTGAGCTTCGTGACCAACACGAACTGGCAGTCCTACGTCCCCGAGACGGCCATGGGCCACTTCGTGCAGATGGCCGGGCTGACGGTGCAGAACTTCCTCTCCGCGGGCGTCGGCCTGGCCGTCGCGATCGCGGTGACCCGCGGGTTCATCCGCTCGCGCACCGACCGGCTGGGCAACTTCTGGGTGGACCTGACCCGCGGCACCATCCGGATCCTGCTGCCGATGGCGTTCGTCTTCGCCATCGTGCTGATGGCGCTGGGCGTCATCCAGAGCCTGCACTCCGGCGTCGCCGTGACGAACCCGGACGGCAGCCAGAGCACCATCGCGCTGGCCCCGGCGGCGAGCCAGGAGGCCATCAAGGAACTCGGCACCAACGGCGGCGGCATCCTCAACGCCAACTCCGCGCACCCGTTCGAGAACCCCAGCGTGTGGTCGAACCTGGTGGAGCTGTTCCTGATCCTGGCCATCCCGGTCAGCCTCACCCGCACGTTCGGCAAGCTGGTCGGCAACAAGAAGCAGGGTTACGTGCTGCTGTCGGTGATGGGCCTGCTGTGGGCGGCCATGGGCGCGGTCACCTGGCTGTCCGAGGCGCTGACGAAGAGCCCCGCCGCGTTGGCCGCGGGTGCGAACATGGAAGGCAAGGAACAGCGCTTCGGCCTGAGCCTGACGTCCATTTTCGCTGATACCACAACAGGAACGTCCACCGGCGCGGTCAATGGCGCCCACGACAGCCTGTCCGGGCTCGGCGGCGGCGGGCCGTTGCTCAACATGCTCTTCGGCGAGATATCGCCGGGCGGCGTCGGCACCGGCCTGTACGGCATCCTCGTGATGGCGATCATCGCGATGTTCCTGGCCGGCCTGATGGTCGGGCGCACCCCGGAGTACCTGGGCAAGAAGCTCGGCAAGCGCGAGGTCACCTGCGCCGCGATCTCGATGCTGGCCATGCCCACCGTCGTGCTGATCGGCTCCGGGATCGCGCTGATGATGCCGGACACCTTGGGAGCTCTCGGAAACAGCGGTGCCCACGGGCTGTCCGAGATCCTCTACGGCTACGCGTCCACCGGCAACAACAACGGCAGCGCGTTCGGCGGGCTGACCGCGACGAGCAACTGGTTCGAGTCGTCGATGGCCGTCTGCATGGCGCTCGGCCGGTTCGTGCCGATCATCGCGGTGCTCTGCCTGGCCGGCTCGCTGGCCTCGCAGAAGAAGGTCCCGGAGACCGCGGGCACGCTGCCCACCACCGGGCCGCTCTTCGGCACGATGCTCACCGGCACCATCGTGCTGGTCGCGGCTCTTACGTTCATCCCGGCGCTCGCGCTCGGGCCCATCGCGGAGGCGTTGGCATGA
- a CDS encoding acylphosphatase: MSEKETPVRLAAWVHGQVQGVGFRWWTRSRALELGLIGFARNLPDGRVEVVAEGIRDHCERLLAALRSGKSPGSVDHVVERWAAAKGGLTGFTER; this comes from the coding sequence GTGAGTGAAAAAGAAACACCCGTCCGGCTGGCGGCCTGGGTGCACGGACAGGTCCAGGGTGTCGGTTTTCGCTGGTGGACCCGGAGCCGCGCGCTGGAACTCGGCCTGATCGGCTTCGCCCGCAACCTGCCCGACGGCCGTGTTGAGGTGGTAGCGGAGGGTATACGAGACCACTGTGAGCGGCTGTTGGCCGCTCTTCGATCGGGGAAATCACCCGGAAGCGTGGATCACGTGGTCGAGCGCTGGGCCGCGGCCAAGGGCGGGCTGACGGGCTTCACCGAGCGCTGA
- a CDS encoding response regulator — translation MSPDRAATVLVVDDEPQIVRALRINLTARGYKVITAHDGTAALKAVAETKPDVVVLDLGLPDLDGTEVIAGLRGWTTVPIIVLSARGDSADKVQALDAGADDYVTKPFGMDELLARLRAAVRRSSVGGSDGAEAVVDTGSFTIDLAAKKVRRDGREVHLTKTEWGVLELLVRNRGRLVAQKQLLHEVWGPSYETESHYLRVYLAQLRRKLEPEPSRPRHLLTEPGMGYRFEV, via the coding sequence GTGAGCCCGGACAGGGCGGCCACCGTGCTGGTGGTTGACGACGAGCCGCAGATCGTGCGCGCGCTGCGGATCAACCTGACCGCCCGCGGCTACAAGGTGATCACCGCGCACGACGGCACCGCCGCGCTCAAGGCCGTCGCCGAGACCAAGCCGGACGTCGTGGTGCTGGACCTGGGCCTGCCGGACCTCGACGGCACCGAGGTGATCGCCGGGCTGCGCGGCTGGACCACGGTGCCGATCATCGTGCTGTCCGCGCGCGGCGACTCGGCCGACAAGGTGCAGGCGCTCGACGCGGGCGCGGACGACTACGTGACCAAGCCCTTCGGCATGGACGAGCTGCTGGCCCGGCTGCGCGCGGCCGTGCGACGGTCGTCCGTCGGCGGCTCGGACGGCGCGGAGGCGGTGGTGGACACCGGCTCGTTCACCATCGACCTGGCGGCGAAGAAGGTCCGCCGGGACGGCCGCGAGGTCCACCTGACCAAAACCGAGTGGGGCGTGCTGGAGCTGCTGGTCCGCAACCGCGGCCGGCTGGTGGCGCAGAAGCAGCTGCTGCACGAGGTGTGGGGACCGTCGTACGAAACGGAATCGCACTACCTGCGCGTGTATCTCGCCCAGTTGCGGCGGAAGCTGGAGCCGGAGCCCTCGCGGCCGCGGCACCTGCTGACCGAGCCCGGCATGGGTTACCGGTTCGAGGTCTAG